The stretch of DNA GCTATGGCtaacaggaggaggaggaacCCCGCTGGAGTTGATGACATAGCTCAGGCGATCCATCGTATGGTGGACGCGATGCAGCCCATAGCGGCGCCACCCAGAGCTGTAGTGGCACCTACTCGGCCAGTAGCTATGGAGGATTTCATGAAACACCAGCCGGCCAAGTTCTCTGGCAAGGCCACTCCTGACGAGGCAGATGCCTGGATGCGGGAATGTGAGAAGATCTGTAGGGTGTTGGGATGCACAGATGAGCAGAGACTGTTGTTTGTCACGTTTCTTCTGGTGGCAGACGCAGAGtattggtggcaggggatgcagCAGTTGATGCAGACCCGTGGGGAGCAGGTGACGTGGACTGccttcaggacgaggttcctggagaagtaCTTTCCCGACAGTGCGAGGCACGAACGGGAGGCAGAGTTCCTTACTCTTCAGCAGGGGACCATGACGATGGCGGCTTACATAGAGAGGTTCGAATATCTGGCGCGTTTCTACACTCCAGTAGTCACCGAGAAGTGGAGGTGTAGGAGGTTCGAGGGCGGATTAAAACATGAGATACGCCGCTTCATTGTGCCACTTCGGATTAGAGAGTTTCCAGTTTTGGTCGAGCAGGCCAAAACTGTGGAGCAGTTGGAGACTGGGTCGAGTAGTGGGGGGAAACAGCAGAGGACTACCCCAGATGTCAGACCTCAGCGGAAACCTTATAGCAGACCGCCGACTACCTGGGGAAGATTACGGTGTTATAACTGTGGCGGAGAACACTTGAGGAGGGATTGTACTAAACCGGCCAGCAGTACAGGTGGAGGCAGTAGTACTGGTAGGTGCTACGTATGCCAGCAGACAGGGCACTTTGCACGTCAGTGTCCTAACAGAAGACAAGCTGGTGGTGCGCCAGCTACGAGGCCAGTAGGAGATCGACCCAGAGCATCGGGGCGTGTGTTCGCCTTGACGACCACAGAGGCGAAACAGTCAGGTAACCTTTTGCAGTTTCTATGTCTGTTGTGTGACCACGAGGTAGTGGTGTTGTTCGACTCAGGAGCCACTCATTCGTTTGTGTCtaatgaatgtgtgaggaggctTGGGCTCACGATGCGAGCGCTGGGGTGCGAGCTTTTAGTTGCGATGCCAGCGTCtggagaggtatccaccacttcTATGTGCGTGGGGTGTCCTATGGAGGTGGCAGGCCGTAGGTTCAGGCTGAATCTCATATGCTTGTCGATGGAGGGTTTAGATGTGATTCTAGGCATGGATTGGTTGTCGAATAACCATGTCGTCATTGATTACGGGCAGCGCAAGATAGTGTTTCCTGATACGGTGGGGTTAGAACTTATCTCGACTAATCAGGCGGTGAGGGAGATTGAGGCTGGAGCTACATGTTACATGATTGTGGCTCAGGCAGAGAAGATGAGCACGGCCGAGCAGATCAGCAGGATCCCGGTAGTGGAGGAATATGCAGATGTATTCCCGGATGAGATTCTGGAACTACCGCCTAGTAGGGATGTAGATTTCtccattgatctcatccctggCGCTGGGCTAGTTTCTATGGCACCGTACAGAATGGCGCCTGCTGAGTTAGCTGAGCTAAAGAAACAGATTGAGGatctgcttgagaagaagttcatccgaccgagtgcatcaccgtggggagcaccagttctgttagtgaagaagaaagatggtagctcccggttgtgtgttgattaccGGCAGCTGAATAAGCTAacgataaagaataagtacccgTTGCCGAGGATTGATGATCTGTTGGATCAGTTGAGGGGAGCTGCGGTGTTCTCAAAAATAGACCTGAGATCTGGGTATCATCAGATCCTTGTCAGGCCGGAGGATGTCCAGAAGACAGCTTTTCGATCACGGTATGGTCACTACGAGTACGTAGTAATGCCATTTGGGGTGACCAATGCGCCgactatattcatggattacatgaataggattttcAGGCCATATCTAGATCAGTTTGTAGTGGTGTTTATTGATGACATTCTGATCTACTCCGAGAGCAGAGAAGAACACGCAGAGCATCTGAGAATAGTATTGGGGATTCTCAGAGAGCACCAGTTGTATGGGAAGTTGTCGaaatgtgaattctggttggAAGAGGTACAATTCCTGGGTCACGTGATCTCAGCCCAAGGAATAGCCGTTGATCTGGCGAAGATAGAGACtgtggtgaagtgggagaggccCCAAACAGTTTCAGAGGTGCGTAGTTTTCTGGGTTTGGCAGGGTATTATAGACGGTTTGTGGAGGGtttctccaagatggtgagtcctCTTACACAGCTTACGAGAAAGGACCAGCCTTTCTCGTGGACAGACGAGTGTGAAGCTTGCTTCGAGGATATGAAGAGAAGACTGACCACCGCACCGATATTGGCAATCCCTGACACGACTAAAACAtttgaggtgtactgtgatgcctcGTATCAGGGGTTGGGCTGTGTGCTAATGCAGGATAAACGGCCTGTAGCTTATGCATCGAGacagttgaaggtgcatgagaagaattacccgaCACACGACTTGGAGTTAGCGGCAGTCGTGTTTGCCCCCAAGACATGGAGGCATTACCTGTATGGAGCGCAATTCCAGGTATTCAGCGATCATAAAAgcttgaaatacttgtttgatcaaaaagagctgaatatgagacagaggcgttggatggagtacttaaaggactacgactttgagctattgtaccaccctggtaaagctaatgtcgtagcgtatgccttgagtaggaagagaaTTCATGTATCAGCTATGATGATTAGGGAGTTGGAGCTGATAGAGCAGTTAAGGGACATGAATCTGGGGTTGGATATGGGGCCTGGACAGATACGATGCAGCATGTTGAGGATCACGAATGAGTTCCTAGATGAGCTCCGGATGGAACAGGGGAAGGATCAGGAACTGCAGATGATAATTGGTGAGTTGGGCACTGAGAAGAGGAAGGATTTCCGAATGGGTAGAGACGGGATCCTACGGTTCAGGGAGAGAGTGTGTGTTCCAAACAGCAGGGTTCTGAGGAAGATGCTCCTAGATgaggggcataagagtcgtcttagcatacatccgggtatgactaagatgtacaaagATTTGAAAGCCTCTTTCTGGTGGACGGGTATGAAGACGGATGTGGCTGATTACGTCGCTTCTTGCTTGGTATGTCAGAAAGCGAAGATAGAACATCAGTGACCGGGTGGTATGTTAGAACCTCTGGATATTccacagtggaaatgggacagcatttccatggatttcATCACTCACCTGCCGAGATCAGTGAGAGGACACGACTCaatctgggtgatagtagacaGGTTGACGAAGTGTGCTCATTTTCTGCCGATTAACCAGAAGATGAATATGGATAGGCTGGCGGATTTGTATGTGCGAGAGATTGTTAGATTACATGGAGTGCCAGCGAGTATTGTGTCAGATAGAGACCCGAGGTTCACATCGAGGTTCTGGCAGTCGTTGCAAAATGCTTTGGGTACTCAACTTAGGATGAGCTCCgcctatcatcctcagacagatGGACAGTCTGAGCGGACTATACAGTCGTTGGAGGACCTGTTGAGGACCTGTGTTTTAGACCATCTGGGTACATGGAGTGATGTGTTGCCATTGGTAGAATTCACGTATAATAACAGTTACCATACCAGTATTGGGATGGCTCCCTACGAGGCCCTGTATGGTAGGAGATGTAGGACGCCATTGTGTTGGCAACAGGATGGCGAGGCAGTGGTTCTTGGGCCAGAGTTCTTacagcagaccaccgagaaggtgagggtgATTCAGGATTGGATGCGCGCGACTCAGAGCAGGCAGAAGTCGTACGCGGACAAGAGGAGGAGGCCGCTTGAGTTTGAGGCAGGGGACCACGTATTTCTCAGAGTTACCCCTACTGCAGGTATTGGCAGGGCACTTAAATCGAGGAAGCTGACACCTCGATTCATCGGACCATATCAGATCATGAGGAGGATTGGTCCTGCAGCGTACGAGATGGCATTGCCACCACACTTGGGAAACTTGCATAATGTTTTCCATGTGTCACAGTTGAGAAAATATATAGCCGATCCTACACACATTCTGGAGGATGATGATGTGCAGATACGGGAGGACTAACTATTGTAGCCggaccagtgagaatcttggattctcaaacGAAACAGCTCAGAGGGAAGGAAATCAAAACCGTGAAAGTCCTATGGGATGAGGCAACTCAAGaaatgacatgggagatggaTGATGTCATGAGGCGGTCCTATCCTCATCTCTTCactggtaagttctctttttcgaggacgaaaaatttaaaaaggggggagtattgtaagacccgtagaatttaattaattaaataaataattaattaataaatacgggaggggtaataattatgacattaaattatggttggtatgacgtggtaaagtactagctcaagtggttgagaatactttaattgtgtgataggacttgggttcgagtcctatgcatgatactttttgtgttattattattatttcaatctatGAAAGCATGTTCTGTTATGATATGATGCTTGAATTGTgatggttagcatgaaacatgattggttgaaatggttatgcacttgagtggtaacaaaggggtcatgggttcaaaccttggaaatgctaaatggaaattatgcttgtttttattttgctaatggtGACTTTAGAGGGAAATGGGAAAGGTTAACAGAGGCCATGGGAAGCAGTACGGCCAAGGGGGGGGGGGGCTGCATTCCCATTCATGATGAGAGATGGAGAGTTATTAGaaggtaaatgaaatttaattcgttttaatattttaagtaacctaaagtactagtttaaaaggaaaaagttggaGTTTAGGCAAGGTTTTGGCAAGCTGGAATAGTAACCTAAATTAGAGCACAAAAATCAGAGAgattggtgaggtttgagtgaggttctggtgaggtttgagtgaccaCATCAAGAAGGGGAAGACATAGAGATCATTGGAATATCTCACACAACTCAAtttaagcaaaggaaattccaggttaggggagctttctACGTTAATTTTGATTGTTTGGTCTGAATTGTATGGAAATACTATGTAATTTAAGCATGTTCTGTGTCTGCATCATAATTTCGTTGAATTCTGGAATTTTTcaagaaaccgcctggcgggctatacttagccgccaggcggctcatgcATTTGAATGTGTATTGTGGGGATTTCTGGGTGCAGCGCCTGGTGGTGAATCCCTGAACCGCCAGGTGGCTCAAGGTTCGTGAGCATTCTGGGTTTTGgtgatgaactgcctggcggtgatgaatttccgccaggcgacgcgagacTGAGTTATGGTTTTTGTCAATTCTGGGTGTTATAACGTGATTCTGATCGGAGGGAAATTAGGGGTTGGTGAGTTAGAGATGATGTAACGTCGTATTTTATGGAGATTCCGTATATTTAGCAGATGACTTTGATGTAACAGTGTACAAGAACTCTAGGGTTGAATGTTGGGATTCCATTAGTTATGATTCGAAATTGGATACTGGTAGAGTATAGTGGGATTAATCGATCATTGTATTTGAGTCTGAATTATCTTGATTGTGTTGGAATATGAGCGGGGACTGATGAGGAGTCGCGTAGTAGGAAGAATGGTGAAGTCAGAGACGTTGGGAAGAATCTGGAAATACTCAGAtggtatgcaccgcctggcggtacgagGATTGCCGCCAGGCGTCGACGCAGACATTGTAACCAGGTTGGATGAAACCAATGTTGGAGAGTTGGGGGTTTGTTCTAGAAGGAATTGGTTCAGTATGGTGGAATAAGTGTTGGGAAATCCATGGGTCACGAATTGTTTTTCTGCCTTGATTGTGGTCACGTATGTTGGGTATGTTTTATGAATTAACGAGCTCAAGAAAGGCCTGAGATGTTCGactaatttttctaatatggGTATTAGTAATTTGGTTGCTTGAGTCATGGTACTGCTTGAAA from Vigna unguiculata cultivar IT97K-499-35 chromosome 8, ASM411807v1, whole genome shotgun sequence encodes:
- the LOC114194783 gene encoding uncharacterized protein LOC114194783 produces the protein MAKKFVVSGTASAWRWKRFRQAVVAEFVIYGALGAWRYNMWRARAMANRRRRNPAGVDDIAQAIHRMVDAMQPIAAPPRAVVAPTRPVAMEDFMKHQPAKFSGKATPDEADAWMRECEKICRVLGCTDEQRLLFVTFLLVADAEYWWQGMQQLMQTRGEQVTWTAFRTRFLEKYFPDSARHEREAEFLTLQQGTMTMAAYIERFEYLARFYTPVVTEKWRCRRFEGGLKHEIRRFIVPLRIREFPVLVEQAKTVEQLETGSSSGGKQQRTTPDVRPQRKPYSRPPTTWGRLRCYNCGGEHLRRDCTKPASSTGGGSSTGRCYVCQQTGHFARQCPNRRQAGGAPATRPVGDRPRASGRVFALTTTEAKQSGNLLQFLCLLCDHEVVVLFDSGATHSFVSNECVRRLGLTMRALGCELLVAMPASGEVSTTSMCVGCPMEVAGRRFRLNLICLSMEGLDVILGMDWLSNNHVVIDYGQRKIVFPDTVGLELISTNQAVREIEAGATCYMIVAQAEKMSTAEQISRIPVVEEYADVFPDEILELPPSRDVDFSIDLIPGAGLVSMAPYRMAPAELAELKKQIEDLLEKKIDDLLDQLRGAAVFSKIDLRSGYHQILVRPEDVQKTAFRSRYGHYEYVVMPFGVTNAPTIFMDYMNRIFRPYLDQFVVVFIDDILIYSESREEHAEHLRIVLGILREHQLYGKLSKCEFWLEEVQFLGHVISAQGIAVDLAKIETVVKWERPQTVSEVRSFLGLAGYYRRFVEGFSKMVSPLTQLTRKDQPFSWTDECEACFEDMKRRLTTAPILAIPDTTKTFEVYCDASYQGLGCVLMQDKRPVAYASRQLKVHEKNYPTHDLELAAVVFAPKTWRHYLKRIHVSAMMIRELELIEQLRDMNLGLDMGPGQIRCSMLRITNEFLDELRMEQGKDQELQMIIGELGTEKRKDFRMGRDGILRFRERVCVPNSRWKWDSISMDFITHLPRSVRGHDSIWVIVDRLTKCAHFLPINQKMNMDRLADLYVREIVRLHGVPASIVSDRDPRFTSRFWQSLQNALGTQLRMSSAYHPQTDGQSERTIQSLEDLLRTCVLDHLGTWSDVLPLVEFTYNNSYHTSIGMAPYEALYGRRCRTPLCWQQDGEAVVLGPEFLQQTTEKVRVIQDWMRATQSRQKSYADKRRRPLEFEAGDHVFLRVTPTAGIGRALKSRKLTPRFIGPYQIMRRIGPAAYEMALPPHLGNLHNVFHVSQLRKYIADPTHILEDDDVQIRED